In Leucobacter sp. UCMA 4100, one DNA window encodes the following:
- a CDS encoding DUF6668 family protein — translation MSEGIDAWVSRPEQVIAPEIEAPTRVSTPTGASAPQPGLAAPPVGDRLPSAEHMRPASLWVLGTHGGAGESTVAALSAEWRAAEHAWPQIPGQGARVLLTARSNMHGLRAAQTAATQWAAGLVPGVELMGLVIVHDAPGKLPRALRDRIQVVSGGVPRTWSVPWNESWRLGEEVSAAAASREVRRLVSELNVLTGLTKGTK, via the coding sequence TTGAGTGAGGGCATAGACGCATGGGTGAGCCGCCCAGAACAGGTGATTGCACCTGAAATCGAGGCCCCCACACGCGTTTCCACACCTACGGGTGCGAGCGCCCCACAGCCGGGGCTGGCTGCACCACCCGTGGGTGATCGACTCCCCAGCGCCGAGCACATGCGGCCCGCGTCACTCTGGGTGCTTGGCACGCACGGCGGCGCTGGCGAATCTACAGTTGCAGCGCTCTCCGCTGAGTGGCGAGCTGCTGAGCACGCCTGGCCGCAGATTCCGGGGCAGGGCGCGCGAGTGCTGTTGACTGCACGGAGCAACATGCACGGCCTGCGAGCCGCGCAAACTGCTGCAACCCAGTGGGCGGCGGGCCTCGTGCCTGGCGTTGAACTGATGGGCCTGGTGATCGTCCATGACGCACCGGGCAAGCTTCCCCGCGCTCTTCGCGACCGTATACAGGTCGTGAGTGGCGGGGTTCCACGCACCTGGTCGGTGCCGTGGAATGAATCGTGGCGGCTCGGCGAGGAAGTCTCTGCCGCCGCCGCCTCGCGTGAAGTTCGCCGCCTCGTGAGCGAACTGAACGTACTTACTGGCCTCACGAAAGGAACAAAGTAG
- a CDS encoding helix-turn-helix domain-containing protein, which translates to MTSALDELFKDRPETMDPAEVAEMLGKSKQAIYNWLNSGIIPGYKIGTSWFIIRDELKAELRDGSNKNIVTEPREGKE; encoded by the coding sequence GTGACCAGTGCGCTCGATGAACTGTTCAAAGATCGTCCCGAAACGATGGATCCTGCCGAGGTCGCAGAGATGCTTGGTAAGTCAAAACAAGCAATCTACAACTGGCTCAATTCTGGGATAATCCCGGGCTACAAAATTGGCACGTCTTGGTTCATCATCCGTGACGAGCTCAAAGCTGAATTGCGGGATGGCTCGAACAAGAACATCGTCACTGAACCACGGGAGGGCAAGGAGTAA